One Mycolicibacterium fortuitum subsp. fortuitum genomic window carries:
- a CDS encoding nuclear transport factor 2 family protein, which yields MTGSSPAVPPESRPPFPPFTLETALQKVQAAEDAWNTRDPEKVSLAYTPDSQWRNRDLHIVGRDQIVEFLTAKWERELDYVLRKSLWGFRENRMAVRFQYEWHDAQGQWYRSYGNELWQFTPEGLMARREASINDVAIEESQRRYFGPRPQEEYGRDIELW from the coding sequence ATGACTGGATCGTCACCCGCCGTCCCGCCCGAAAGCCGCCCGCCTTTCCCGCCCTTCACTCTGGAAACAGCCCTCCAGAAGGTCCAAGCAGCTGAAGATGCGTGGAACACGCGTGACCCGGAGAAGGTCAGCCTGGCGTACACACCCGATTCGCAGTGGCGTAATCGCGATCTGCACATCGTCGGGCGCGACCAGATCGTCGAGTTCTTGACCGCCAAATGGGAGCGCGAATTGGATTACGTTCTGCGCAAGAGCCTGTGGGGGTTTCGGGAGAACCGGATGGCGGTGCGGTTTCAGTACGAATGGCACGACGCGCAGGGCCAGTGGTACCGCAGCTACGGAAACGAGCTGTGGCAGTTCACGCCGGAGGGCCTGATGGCCCGGCGTGAGGCCAGCATCAACGATGTCGCGATCGAGGAGTCGCAGCGGCGCTACTTCGGTCCGCGTCCGCAAGAGGAGTACGGCCGGGATATCGAGCTCTGGTAG
- a CDS encoding SDR family oxidoreductase produces the protein MPGVQDRVVVVTGAGGGLGREYALTLAREGASVVVNDLGGARDGTGAGHNMADEVVSEIKAAGGRAVANYDSVAEPEGAENIIKTAIDEFGKVDGVVSNAGILRDGTFHKMTYENWDAVLKVHLYGGYNVIRAAWPHFREQSFGRVVVATSTSGLFGNFGQANYGAAKLGLVGLINTLAQEGAKYNIKTNAVAPIAATRMTQDILPPEVFEKLTPEYVAPVVAYLMTEELPDTDSVFIVGGGKVQRTALFQNEGITFSEVPSVDDIAAKWGEITDLSAAQQASFKLG, from the coding sequence ATGCCAGGAGTGCAGGACCGCGTCGTCGTCGTCACCGGAGCCGGTGGAGGTCTGGGCCGTGAATATGCCTTGACGCTCGCACGCGAGGGCGCCAGCGTCGTCGTCAACGACCTGGGTGGCGCGCGCGACGGCACCGGCGCAGGCCACAACATGGCCGACGAGGTCGTCAGCGAGATCAAGGCGGCCGGCGGACGGGCCGTCGCCAACTACGACAGTGTCGCCGAGCCCGAGGGCGCCGAGAACATCATCAAGACCGCCATCGACGAGTTCGGCAAGGTCGACGGTGTCGTCAGCAATGCGGGCATCCTGCGCGACGGCACCTTCCACAAGATGACGTACGAGAACTGGGACGCGGTGCTCAAGGTGCACCTGTACGGCGGCTACAACGTCATCCGCGCCGCCTGGCCGCACTTCCGTGAGCAGAGCTTCGGCCGCGTCGTCGTGGCCACCTCCACCAGCGGTCTTTTCGGCAACTTCGGTCAGGCCAACTACGGCGCCGCCAAGCTCGGCCTCGTCGGCTTAATCAACACGCTGGCCCAGGAGGGCGCCAAGTACAACATCAAGACCAACGCGGTCGCGCCGATCGCCGCCACCCGCATGACGCAGGACATCCTGCCGCCCGAGGTCTTCGAGAAGCTCACCCCTGAGTACGTCGCTCCCGTGGTGGCCTACCTGATGACCGAGGAATTGCCCGACACGGATTCGGTGTTCATCGTCGGCGGCGGCAAGGTGCAGCGCACTGCCCTGTTCCAGAACGAGGGCATCACCTTCTCCGAGGTGCCGTCGGTCGATGACATCGCTGCCAAGTGGGGCGAGATCACCGATCTGTCCGCCGCTCAGCAGGCCAGCTTCAAGCTGGGCTAG
- a CDS encoding acyl-CoA dehydrogenase family protein: MDFALSAKAADYHSRLTDFMTEHVLPAEASYHAYREEKGPKDHTVPPVVEELKVKAKAAGLWNLFLPSESGLTNLEYAPLAELSGWSLEIAPEALNCAAPDTGNMETLHLFANETQRKQWLEPLLAGEIRSAFAMTEPAVASSDARNIETTMLRDGADYVINGRKWWITGAADPRCKILIVMGRTNPDAASHAQQSMILVPVDTPGVDIQRSLPVFGWQDQHGHCEIVFDNVRVPAENLLHEEGSGFAIAQARLGPGRIHHCMRALGAAERALALMIDRVQKRVAFGKPLAEQGVVRESIAKSRNEIDQARLLCEKAAWMIDAEGNKAAHVLVSQIKSVAPQVACNVIDRAIQVHGAAGVSDDFPLARLYSWHRAMRLFDGPDEVHMRTIARAELGREKSPLAAAACGHTGAAVTA, from the coding sequence ATGGACTTCGCTCTGTCGGCCAAAGCGGCTGATTACCACTCCCGGTTGACCGACTTCATGACCGAGCATGTGCTGCCGGCTGAGGCCTCCTATCACGCGTACCGCGAGGAGAAGGGTCCCAAGGACCACACAGTGCCGCCGGTGGTCGAGGAGCTCAAGGTCAAGGCGAAGGCCGCGGGGCTGTGGAACCTGTTTCTGCCGTCGGAGTCGGGCCTGACCAACCTGGAGTACGCGCCGCTGGCCGAGTTGTCGGGATGGAGCCTGGAGATCGCCCCCGAGGCACTCAACTGCGCCGCGCCGGACACCGGCAACATGGAAACCCTGCACCTGTTCGCGAACGAGACCCAGCGCAAGCAGTGGCTGGAGCCGCTGCTGGCCGGCGAGATCCGCAGCGCGTTCGCGATGACCGAGCCCGCCGTGGCGTCCTCGGATGCCCGCAACATCGAGACCACGATGCTGCGTGACGGGGCCGACTACGTGATCAACGGCCGCAAGTGGTGGATCACCGGGGCGGCCGATCCGCGCTGCAAGATCCTGATCGTGATGGGCCGCACCAATCCCGACGCCGCCTCGCATGCGCAGCAGTCGATGATCCTGGTGCCGGTCGATACGCCCGGGGTGGACATCCAGCGCTCACTGCCGGTGTTCGGCTGGCAGGACCAGCACGGGCACTGCGAAATCGTGTTCGACAACGTGCGGGTACCCGCTGAGAACCTGCTGCACGAGGAGGGCAGCGGGTTCGCCATCGCCCAGGCCCGGCTGGGGCCGGGCCGCATCCACCACTGCATGCGGGCGCTCGGTGCGGCCGAGCGGGCGCTGGCATTGATGATCGACCGGGTGCAGAAGCGGGTCGCGTTCGGCAAGCCGCTGGCCGAGCAGGGCGTGGTACGTGAGTCGATTGCCAAGTCTCGCAACGAGATCGACCAGGCCCGGCTGTTGTGTGAGAAGGCCGCGTGGATGATCGACGCCGAAGGCAACAAGGCCGCACACGTGCTGGTCTCCCAGATCAAGTCGGTGGCCCCGCAGGTCGCCTGCAACGTGATCGACCGCGCCATCCAGGTGCACGGCGCTGCCGGCGTCAGCGACGACTTCCCGCTGGCCCGGCTCTACAGCTGGCACCGGGCGATGCGGCTGTTCGACGGCCCCGACGAGGTCCACATGCGCACCATCGCCCGCGCCGAGCTGGGTCGCGAGAAGTCCCCGCTCGCTGCGGCGGCGTGTGGCCATACAGGTGCGGCGGTGACCGCGTAG
- a CDS encoding haloacid dehalogenase type II produces the protein MKALAFDVFGTVVDWRAGIIGELEAFGRSQGLQRDWPAFADGWRAGYAPAMDRVRRGELPWTRIDDLHRAILVELLAAADIRASDADVDHLNRAWHRLDPWPDSVAGLLRLKQRYLITTLSNGNVSLLTNMAKHAGLPWDCVISAELFRHYKPDPEAYLGCAELLDVAPGELTLVAAHPSDLHAARAAGLGTAYVARPLEYGPDGVAHVVKPDEFDIIATDFVDLADQLGA, from the coding sequence TTGAAAGCCTTGGCCTTCGATGTGTTCGGGACCGTGGTGGACTGGCGGGCCGGCATCATCGGTGAGCTGGAAGCATTCGGCAGAAGCCAGGGGCTGCAACGGGATTGGCCGGCCTTCGCCGATGGTTGGCGGGCCGGTTACGCCCCGGCGATGGACCGGGTGCGCCGCGGTGAGCTGCCGTGGACAAGGATCGACGATCTGCATCGCGCGATCCTGGTCGAGCTGCTCGCGGCCGCGGACATCCGGGCCTCCGACGCTGATGTTGACCACCTCAACCGGGCCTGGCACCGGCTGGATCCGTGGCCGGACTCGGTGGCCGGCCTGCTCCGGCTCAAACAGCGCTATCTCATCACGACGTTGTCCAACGGCAACGTCTCCCTGCTCACCAACATGGCCAAACACGCCGGGCTGCCCTGGGATTGCGTGATCTCGGCTGAGCTCTTCCGGCATTACAAGCCCGACCCGGAGGCGTATCTGGGTTGTGCCGAGCTGCTCGACGTCGCGCCCGGCGAGCTGACACTCGTCGCCGCCCACCCCTCCGACCTGCATGCGGCCCGGGCGGCCGGGTTGGGCACCGCGTACGTGGCCCGGCCGCTCGAGTACGGGCCCGACGGCGTAGCTCACGTGGTGAAGCCCGACGAGTTCGACATCATCGCGACGGATTTTGTCGACCTCGCCGACCAGCTCGGTGCGTAG
- a CDS encoding TetR/AcrR family transcriptional regulator, translating to MAHMASRGPGRPPAAKAAETRERIVRAAREVFSELGYDAATFQAIAIRADLTRPAINHYFSSKRVLYRDVVEQTNAKVIAAGIAKAREATTLLNRISAFFAAAMDAESTDRSAAAFLVTSVLEAQRHPELVSEEHDALRSSREFVKWAVDEAIASGELTTDTDIPAIVEMLVAVMWGMGFYAGYVGHRDEVAVIVDKFELLMANKLWQLRD from the coding sequence GTGGCCCACATGGCTAGTAGAGGACCGGGACGTCCTCCCGCAGCAAAGGCGGCGGAGACTCGTGAGCGCATTGTGCGTGCTGCCCGTGAAGTTTTTAGCGAACTTGGCTACGACGCAGCTACATTTCAGGCAATTGCGATTCGCGCCGATCTCACCCGCCCGGCAATCAACCATTACTTCAGCAGCAAACGTGTCTTGTACCGGGATGTGGTCGAGCAGACCAATGCGAAGGTGATCGCCGCCGGAATTGCCAAGGCGCGGGAAGCCACCACCCTGCTGAACCGTATTTCTGCGTTCTTCGCCGCGGCGATGGATGCGGAGTCCACCGACCGGTCAGCGGCAGCGTTTCTGGTGACCTCGGTGCTCGAAGCGCAACGACATCCCGAGCTCGTCTCCGAGGAACACGACGCACTGCGCAGCTCGCGGGAGTTCGTAAAGTGGGCGGTCGACGAAGCAATCGCCAGCGGCGAGTTGACAACCGACACCGATATCCCGGCCATCGTGGAGATGCTGGTGGCGGTGATGTGGGGGATGGGCTTTTACGCCGGTTACGTGGGGCATCGCGACGAGGTGGCGGTCATCGTGGACAAGTTCGAACTGCTGATGGCGAACAAGCTCTGGCAGCTGCGCGATTGA
- a CDS encoding class I SAM-dependent methyltransferase — MSSLRSHDDTWDIATSVGSTAVMVAAARAGETERENPLIRDPYAAVLVAGAGTGVWETLLDQDVAAKIAEVDDEAAKIFEHMGSYQAVRTHFFDAYFTEAVAAGIRQIVILAAGLDSRAYRLEWPAGTTVFEIDQPKVLEYKAETLAAHGAQPSARRHEVAVDLRQDWPKALREAGFDDSQPTAWLAEGLLMYLPADAQDRLFELVTELSAPGSRIAAETAGVSAGERREEMRERFERFAAQFNMEQALNIQDLIYEDPDRADVAEWLGANGWRAGGVHSLDEMRRLGRYVEIEHDDTRAFSTFVTAEKL; from the coding sequence ATGAGCTCACTGCGCAGCCACGACGACACCTGGGACATCGCCACGAGCGTCGGGTCGACGGCCGTGATGGTCGCCGCGGCCCGCGCCGGGGAGACGGAACGCGAAAACCCGCTCATCCGTGATCCGTACGCGGCTGTCCTGGTGGCCGGCGCGGGCACGGGCGTCTGGGAGACGCTGCTGGACCAGGACGTCGCCGCCAAGATCGCGGAGGTCGATGACGAGGCCGCCAAGATCTTCGAACACATGGGCAGCTACCAGGCGGTGCGCACGCATTTCTTCGACGCGTACTTCACCGAGGCCGTCGCGGCGGGTATCCGCCAGATCGTCATCTTGGCGGCGGGCCTGGATTCCCGGGCATACCGGCTCGAGTGGCCTGCTGGTACCACGGTCTTTGAGATCGACCAGCCAAAGGTGCTGGAGTACAAGGCCGAAACGCTGGCCGCGCATGGCGCGCAGCCGTCGGCTCGTCGCCATGAGGTGGCCGTCGATCTACGTCAGGATTGGCCGAAGGCGTTGCGGGAGGCGGGTTTCGACGATTCCCAGCCGACGGCGTGGCTGGCCGAGGGCCTGCTGATGTACCTACCCGCCGATGCTCAGGATCGACTCTTCGAGCTCGTCACCGAATTGTCCGCCCCGGGCAGTCGGATCGCGGCCGAGACGGCTGGGGTCTCGGCCGGTGAGCGCCGCGAGGAGATGCGTGAGCGCTTCGAGCGCTTCGCCGCGCAGTTCAACATGGAGCAGGCGCTCAACATCCAGGACCTCATCTACGAGGATCCCGACCGTGCCGATGTCGCCGAGTGGCTGGGCGCCAACGGGTGGCGGGCCGGCGGCGTGCACTCGCTCGACGAGATGCGTCGCCTGGGCCGCTATGTCGAGATCGAGCACGACGACACTCGGGCGTTCTCCACGTTCGTCACTGCCGAAAAGCTCTGA
- a CDS encoding NADPH:quinone oxidoreductase family protein: MKALVAQALTGTAGLAYVDVEEPTPGDAVIIDVGAAGVCFPDLLLLRGEYQLRLEPPFTPGMEVAGTVRSAPEGSGFTPGQRVSAMTMLGGYAEQVAAQPGSVIPTADGLDHGQAASLLGNYYTMQFALARRGGLVAGETVLVLGSAGGIGAASIQLAKAMGARVIAMVHRSGAEEFVSSLGADVVLPLTDGWREAVMEATGGQGVDLVVDPIGGDAFDDAIRVMAPEGRLLVIGFAAGGGIPTVKVNRLLLRNVSVVGVGWGEFVRRHPAAQAQVGAELAKLVDAGLRPPAPVRFPLSEGAAALDALASGQVRGKLVLEPG; the protein is encoded by the coding sequence GTGAAAGCGCTTGTAGCGCAGGCACTTACCGGTACTGCCGGGCTGGCGTACGTCGACGTCGAGGAACCGACCCCAGGGGATGCGGTCATCATCGACGTCGGCGCCGCCGGCGTCTGCTTTCCCGACCTGCTGTTGCTGCGCGGTGAGTATCAGCTTCGGCTGGAACCACCGTTCACCCCCGGCATGGAGGTGGCGGGAACGGTGCGCTCGGCGCCCGAGGGCTCCGGATTCACCCCGGGGCAGCGGGTATCCGCGATGACGATGCTGGGCGGGTATGCCGAACAGGTCGCGGCCCAGCCGGGCAGCGTGATTCCCACCGCCGACGGGCTCGACCACGGCCAGGCCGCCTCGCTGCTGGGCAATTACTACACGATGCAGTTCGCCCTGGCCCGCCGCGGCGGGCTGGTGGCGGGGGAGACCGTGCTGGTGCTCGGCTCGGCCGGCGGCATCGGCGCTGCCTCGATCCAGTTGGCCAAAGCCATGGGCGCCAGGGTCATTGCCATGGTGCACCGGTCCGGCGCCGAGGAGTTCGTGTCGTCGCTCGGTGCCGATGTGGTGTTGCCGTTGACCGATGGCTGGCGTGAGGCTGTGATGGAGGCGACCGGCGGTCAGGGGGTCGACCTGGTCGTGGACCCGATCGGCGGTGATGCCTTCGACGACGCCATCCGGGTGATGGCACCAGAAGGACGACTGCTGGTCATCGGCTTCGCCGCCGGCGGCGGGATCCCGACGGTCAAGGTCAACCGGTTGTTGCTGCGCAACGTCAGCGTGGTCGGGGTCGGCTGGGGCGAGTTCGTCCGCCGGCACCCGGCTGCCCAGGCACAGGTCGGGGCCGAGCTGGCCAAGCTGGTCGATGCCGGGCTGCGTCCGCCCGCGCCGGTGCGGTTCCCGCTGTCAGAAGGCGCCGCCGCACTCGACGCCCTGGCCAGTGGGCAGGTGCGGGGGAAGCTCGTCCTGGAGCCGGGCTGA
- a CDS encoding Rv1535 domain-containing protein produces MWHLDPAHHRQRHGKAPCVAHGVYGAAVACRRFRIFCHWSPFRHVVFDISTCRLPSVRGVSTSGSGAPADPLTDALSRVLTVPLRELYAVLWRCGVLDIDD; encoded by the coding sequence GTGTGGCACCTTGACCCGGCCCACCACCGGCAACGTCATGGCAAAGCCCCGTGCGTCGCGCACGGCGTGTACGGCGCCGCGGTGGCTTGTCGCCGATTTCGAATTTTCTGCCATTGGTCACCTTTCCGTCACGTCGTCTTCGACATCTCGACGTGTCGACTTCCCAGCGTGAGAGGCGTGAGTACATCCGGTTCCGGCGCTCCGGCCGATCCGTTGACCGACGCCCTGTCCCGCGTATTGACCGTGCCCTTGCGCGAGCTGTATGCAGTGCTCTGGCGCTGCGGGGTGCTCGACATCGACGACTGA
- a CDS encoding methyltransferase domain-containing protein — protein sequence MDTALSKALDLLIDPPAEPDTSKGYLDLLGDGSDAPKNAGFIQKVWASPVGSMLYDNAQALGRKLMTAWQQPTEWLNIPPGGLALDVGSGPGNVTAALARSAGLDGFAFGVDISEPMLARAVESEAGRQVGFLRADAQKLPFRDGVFDAVTSIAVLQLIPDAEAALAEMVRVLRPGGRIAVMVPTATNRDPARLLSKGGVRFFAEDELADWFEGLGLERVRSKTMGTMQWVRGQKP from the coding sequence GTGGACACCGCACTCAGCAAGGCATTGGATCTCCTGATCGATCCACCGGCCGAACCGGACACCAGCAAGGGGTATCTCGACCTGCTGGGTGACGGTAGTGACGCCCCGAAGAACGCGGGGTTCATCCAGAAGGTGTGGGCGTCCCCGGTCGGGTCGATGCTGTACGACAACGCGCAAGCCCTCGGCCGCAAGCTGATGACGGCGTGGCAGCAGCCCACCGAATGGCTGAACATCCCGCCCGGTGGTTTGGCACTGGATGTGGGCAGCGGTCCGGGCAATGTGACGGCGGCGCTGGCCCGGTCGGCCGGGCTGGACGGGTTCGCCTTCGGCGTTGACATCTCCGAGCCGATGTTGGCCCGTGCGGTCGAGTCCGAGGCGGGTCGGCAGGTCGGCTTCCTGCGGGCAGACGCCCAGAAACTGCCGTTCCGGGACGGGGTCTTCGACGCGGTGACCTCGATCGCGGTGCTGCAGTTGATCCCCGATGCCGAGGCGGCACTGGCTGAGATGGTGCGGGTACTGCGTCCGGGCGGCCGGATCGCGGTCATGGTGCCCACGGCGACCAACCGTGACCCGGCGCGGCTGCTGTCGAAAGGCGGTGTGCGCTTCTTCGCCGAAGATGAACTCGCCGACTGGTTCGAGGGACTGGGTCTGGAGCGGGTGCGGTCCAAGACCATGGGCACCATGCAGTGGGTGCGCGGGCAGAAACCGTGA
- a CDS encoding YceI family protein produces MNQWTLGPDSGELLLATGVTGSASRMGHRLTIAVRSWHATVDWDGAALSAVELTADLDSLDVLRGEGGMTPLSGAEKVLIRSNALKTLRAKKFPQARFRSTSIERSGPTVRLAGVLELAGRSGEQSVEVEVVDDRVLGTAFVRHGDFGIKQYSMLMGAMKVADEVRVTLAATVPRGSA; encoded by the coding sequence GTGAACCAGTGGACACTCGGCCCCGACTCGGGCGAACTACTGCTGGCTACCGGCGTGACGGGCAGCGCGTCGCGCATGGGACATCGGTTGACCATCGCCGTGCGCTCTTGGCACGCGACCGTCGACTGGGACGGCGCGGCGCTGTCGGCTGTGGAGCTCACCGCCGACCTCGATTCCCTGGACGTGCTGCGGGGTGAGGGCGGTATGACGCCGCTCTCGGGTGCGGAAAAGGTGCTGATCCGGTCCAATGCGTTGAAGACGTTGCGGGCGAAGAAGTTTCCCCAGGCCCGTTTCCGGTCGACGTCGATCGAGCGGTCGGGCCCTACAGTGCGGCTCGCGGGGGTTCTCGAGCTGGCCGGCCGCTCCGGTGAGCAGAGTGTCGAGGTCGAGGTGGTCGACGACCGCGTGCTCGGCACCGCTTTCGTGCGGCACGGCGATTTCGGCATCAAGCAGTATTCGATGCTGATGGGGGCGATGAAGGTGGCCGATGAGGTGCGGGTGACGTTGGCTGCCACCGTCCCTCGCGGGTCGGCCTGA
- a CDS encoding DUF456 domain-containing protein, translating into MSTLGVVLVALVIAVGLLGIVLPVLPGGGFLVFAAIAVWAVWEVKAGTNATVAWVTLGVAAVFFVTAEVIKYVWPVRRMRAAEVGIWSLVAGGILGLIGFFVIPVIGLVIGFVVGVYLAELASRRDYRRAWTSTVHALKGVALSVGVELTGALLATVAWVTGLVVAS; encoded by the coding sequence GTGAGCACTCTCGGCGTTGTTCTTGTCGCATTGGTGATCGCTGTCGGCTTGCTCGGCATCGTGCTGCCCGTGCTTCCCGGTGGCGGGTTTCTGGTGTTCGCCGCGATCGCGGTGTGGGCGGTTTGGGAGGTCAAGGCCGGGACGAACGCCACGGTTGCCTGGGTGACGCTGGGCGTCGCGGCGGTGTTCTTCGTGACCGCCGAGGTGATCAAGTACGTGTGGCCGGTCCGGCGGATGCGGGCCGCCGAGGTGGGAATCTGGAGCCTGGTGGCCGGCGGGATACTCGGCCTGATCGGCTTCTTCGTCATCCCGGTGATCGGGCTGGTGATCGGATTCGTCGTGGGCGTGTATCTGGCCGAGTTGGCCTCGCGCCGTGACTACCGGAGGGCTTGGACGTCAACAGTGCATGCGCTCAAGGGCGTTGCGTTGTCGGTGGGCGTCGAGCTGACCGGCGCCTTGCTGGCGACCGTCGCCTGGGTGACAGGCCTGGTGGTCGCATCGTGA
- a CDS encoding class I SAM-dependent methyltransferase, translating to MTDLSDVRPGRAEGDSWDITESVGATALGVAASRAAETAQPEPLIRDEFAFLLVAAAGPAWAQLAGSEPHWIGDDPEAHRIHGIARNYQAVRTHYFDDYFTEVTHEGIRQIVILAAGLDSRAYRLDWPAGTTVYEIDQPKVLHYKTETLQAHGALARAQHVPVPVDLRDDWPADLIAAGFDPEQPTAWLAEGLLPYLPADAQDRLFELVGAHSAPGSRLAVEDFSMDPARYTPEKRAERRARGEQMRASLGLDIDVDALMYTDDQRADAAEWLAAHGWDVDAVASVDEMARLGRGADADELAELGLDSVLLRARLNGVTR from the coding sequence ATGACTGATCTGAGCGACGTACGGCCGGGTCGTGCCGAAGGCGACAGTTGGGACATCACCGAGAGCGTGGGAGCGACCGCGCTGGGGGTGGCCGCCTCGCGTGCTGCGGAGACGGCTCAGCCCGAACCACTGATTCGTGACGAGTTCGCCTTCCTTCTGGTGGCGGCCGCCGGCCCGGCATGGGCCCAGCTGGCGGGCAGCGAACCGCATTGGATCGGCGACGATCCCGAGGCGCACCGGATCCACGGGATCGCCCGCAACTACCAGGCCGTGCGCACCCACTACTTCGACGACTACTTCACCGAGGTCACCCACGAGGGCATCCGCCAGATCGTGATCCTGGCCGCGGGTTTGGACTCCCGGGCGTACCGGCTGGATTGGCCGGCCGGAACGACGGTCTACGAGATCGACCAGCCCAAGGTCCTGCACTACAAGACCGAGACGTTGCAGGCGCACGGGGCGCTGGCCCGGGCGCAACACGTCCCGGTGCCGGTCGATCTGCGTGACGACTGGCCGGCAGATCTGATCGCGGCCGGCTTCGATCCCGAGCAGCCCACTGCGTGGCTGGCCGAGGGCCTGCTGCCCTACCTACCCGCCGATGCCCAGGACCGGCTGTTCGAACTCGTCGGCGCCCACAGCGCCCCGGGCAGTCGGCTCGCGGTCGAGGACTTCTCGATGGACCCGGCCCGATACACCCCGGAGAAGCGCGCTGAGCGCCGGGCGCGTGGCGAGCAGATGCGGGCCTCACTGGGGCTGGACATCGATGTCGACGCGCTGATGTACACCGACGACCAGCGGGCTGACGCTGCCGAATGGCTTGCCGCGCACGGCTGGGATGTCGATGCGGTGGCCAGTGTGGACGAGATGGCCCGGCTGGGACGCGGCGCCGATGCCGACGAACTGGCTGAACTCGGTTTGGACAGCGTGCTGTTGCGCGCCCGATTGAACGGAGTAACCCGATGA
- a CDS encoding tyrosine-protein phosphatase: MTTELGELSGAWNFRDVADQTAIRPGLLYRSSQLSQLSDAGRAVFRRLGITDVADLRSHQEVQRQGTGQVPDGVAVHLLPFHPDNGATQDAPHESTFQRVMSESGEGEDITAAARRYMTEVYEEFPTLPGAHSAVREVISLLAQERPVIAHCFAGKDRTGFTVATVLETVGVDRDRIIADFLASNDAIPALRNRIMESVRARSQEAPEMITYAEARLTDEVLGVREEYLDAAWRKLEADYGSVAGFVEAAGVSPEDLAALRTNLVG; this comes from the coding sequence GTGACCACCGAGCTGGGGGAACTTTCGGGGGCGTGGAACTTTCGGGATGTCGCGGACCAGACCGCGATCCGGCCGGGGCTGCTCTACCGCTCGAGTCAGCTCAGCCAGCTCTCCGATGCCGGCCGAGCGGTGTTCCGCCGGCTGGGCATCACCGACGTCGCCGACCTGCGGTCGCACCAGGAGGTGCAGCGGCAGGGCACCGGGCAGGTGCCCGACGGGGTAGCCGTTCACCTGCTGCCGTTCCATCCCGACAACGGGGCGACACAGGATGCGCCGCACGAGAGCACCTTCCAGCGGGTGATGTCCGAATCCGGCGAGGGCGAAGACATCACGGCTGCGGCCCGCCGGTACATGACCGAGGTGTACGAGGAGTTCCCGACGCTGCCGGGTGCGCACAGCGCTGTGCGTGAGGTGATTTCGCTTCTGGCACAGGAACGTCCGGTGATCGCCCATTGCTTCGCGGGCAAGGACCGGACGGGGTTCACCGTTGCCACCGTGCTGGAAACCGTCGGCGTCGACCGGGACCGCATCATCGCCGACTTCCTGGCGAGCAACGACGCCATCCCAGCTCTGCGGAACCGCATCATGGAATCGGTGCGGGCGCGGTCCCAGGAGGCGCCGGAGATGATCACCTACGCCGAGGCCAGGCTGACCGACGAGGTGCTCGGGGTGCGCGAGGAATACCTCGACGCGGCCTGGCGCAAGCTCGAGGCGGATTACGGCTCGGTGGCGGGATTCGTCGAGGCGGCCGGGGTATCGCCCGAGGACCTGGCCGCACTGCGGACCAATCTGGTCGGCTGA